A stretch of Synechococcus sp. WH 8020 DNA encodes these proteins:
- the gap gene encoding type I glyceraldehyde-3-phosphate dehydrogenase, protein MTIRIGINGFGRIGRLAFRQAVSRDDVEVVAVNDLIDVDYLAYLLRYDSTHRQFQGDVRVEDKNLIVNGKLIRITAERDPKELKWGEIGADYVLESTGFFLTDDKARAHIEAGAKRVVMSAPSKDETPMFVMGVNHKDYQGQEIVSNASCTTNCLAPLAKVVNDNFGIVSGLMTTVHATTATQKPVDSPSLKDWRGGRGAGQSIIPSSTGAAKAVGRVIPELNGKLTGMAFRVPTPDVSVVDLTVNLERSTSYEEVKAAMRAAAEGELKGILGYTNDQVVSNDLLGDSATSVFDAGAGMALNDRFMKLVAWYDNEWAYSCKCIDLIKHMETSTDSK, encoded by the coding sequence ATGACCATTCGTATTGGTATCAATGGGTTTGGCCGTATTGGCCGCTTGGCTTTTCGCCAGGCTGTGTCTAGGGACGATGTTGAAGTGGTAGCAGTAAACGATTTAATCGACGTTGATTACCTCGCCTATCTACTTCGATACGATTCAACACACAGACAATTCCAAGGTGATGTGAGAGTCGAAGATAAAAATCTGATTGTTAATGGGAAATTAATCCGTATCACTGCTGAACGAGACCCCAAGGAACTGAAATGGGGTGAGATCGGTGCTGATTACGTGCTTGAGAGCACTGGCTTTTTCCTGACAGATGACAAGGCGAGAGCACATATCGAGGCTGGAGCAAAACGAGTGGTGATGAGTGCACCCTCAAAAGACGAAACTCCCATGTTTGTGATGGGTGTGAACCATAAAGATTACCAAGGTCAGGAAATCGTATCGAATGCAAGCTGCACAACAAACTGCCTGGCACCACTAGCAAAAGTAGTCAACGATAATTTTGGAATCGTAAGTGGATTAATGACAACAGTCCATGCAACAACAGCAACTCAAAAGCCTGTCGATAGTCCATCACTTAAAGACTGGAGAGGAGGACGAGGCGCCGGGCAAAGTATTATTCCAAGCTCAACAGGAGCTGCAAAAGCTGTTGGGCGGGTCATTCCTGAATTAAACGGAAAACTCACAGGGATGGCATTCAGAGTGCCAACTCCTGACGTCTCAGTGGTTGATCTCACAGTCAATCTGGAAAGGTCAACCAGTTACGAGGAGGTAAAAGCTGCAATGAGAGCAGCTGCAGAAGGGGAATTAAAAGGAATTCTCGGCTACACCAACGACCAAGTTGTCTCCAATGACCTGCTCGGCGACAGTGCAACATCTGTCTTTGATGCCGGTGCGGGAATGGCTCTGAATGATCGATTCATGAAACTCGTTGCCTGGTACGACAATGAGTGGGCCTACAGCTGCAAATGTATTGATCTTATCAAGCATATGGAAACCTCAACAGACTCAAAATAG
- the psaK gene encoding photosystem I reaction center subunit PsaK, with translation MTSHLFAVASPETFSWSPKVGLLMVVCNIIAIFIGTKIFQAGEGTQLPNPKYFGGLGLEALLATTSLGHVIGFGVILGVGASGLL, from the coding sequence ATGACTTCTCACCTTTTCGCGGTTGCTTCTCCTGAAACCTTCAGTTGGTCACCCAAGGTGGGTCTCTTGATGGTGGTATGCAATATTATTGCTATCTTTATTGGTACAAAAATCTTTCAGGCTGGGGAGGGCACTCAACTTCCTAATCCTAAATACTTCGGTGGTTTGGGTTTAGAGGCTTTACTCGCTACCACTAGTCTTGGTCATGTCATTGGATTTGGTGTCATTCTCGGGGTTGGCGCTTCAGGTTTGCTTTAA
- a CDS encoding L,D-transpeptidase, producing MRLAQMLMVTTSALMLSGCMHQQQTTKASSQAEGSIEIELNQVFPQQSKGKAKSDGKEMVFEVGYGKNGVGCIGSTFEEGITPLGTFKVNAIMSKDRFEMDEGLIKKSGRTKDYLAKNLFNNMNSIDFKGDGETGEYGSGYISLTPVPSSPQPFNFNEYDGTYRWYSFAIHGTNDETRIGQRITGGCINMNNRDINQLIKTVNLGDEVLVTSNKPCIS from the coding sequence ATGCGCTTAGCACAGATGCTGATGGTCACAACATCAGCACTCATGCTTTCAGGATGCATGCACCAACAGCAAACAACAAAAGCCTCATCACAAGCAGAGGGCTCCATCGAAATCGAGCTCAATCAAGTGTTCCCACAACAAAGCAAAGGCAAAGCCAAAAGCGATGGCAAAGAGATGGTATTCGAGGTGGGCTATGGAAAAAATGGAGTTGGCTGTATAGGCAGCACCTTTGAGGAGGGCATTACACCACTCGGAACATTTAAAGTCAATGCAATTATGAGCAAAGATAGATTCGAAATGGATGAAGGACTGATCAAAAAATCAGGGAGAACGAAAGACTATCTGGCTAAAAATTTATTCAACAACATGAATTCAATAGACTTTAAAGGTGATGGAGAAACAGGTGAGTATGGATCTGGCTATATCAGCCTCACCCCAGTGCCCTCATCACCTCAACCATTTAATTTTAACGAATATGATGGAACTTACCGCTGGTATAGCTTTGCGATTCATGGAACTAATGACGAAACACGCATCGGTCAACGCATAACAGGTGGATGCATCAATATGAACAACAGAGATATCAATCAACTCATCAAGACTGTCAATCTAGGAGATGAAGTACTCGTAACGTCAAACAAGCCATGCATCAGCTAG